The sequence GGTATAACGATAAAGGGCGCCAGCATTTTTCGCTGCTGAAATGGGATCCATCCGATTTCAGCAGCGAAAAATTTGCTGGCGATTATTGCCTTCGGCGGCCCCGATTCGCCCTGCGTCCGTGCCACTACGCCACATCAACGTAAACTCGATGCAGGCTTCGTAGCACTCCCACAAATGGCTTTACGCCGTGTCGCGATGCCTTGTATTACGCCTTCACCTGCGCTACTCGCGCAGACTCCGGCAAAACACCCGGCGCTACGGCTATCGGGGACTAAAAATCATCACTTCGCTACCGCTCCGTTTCCGTGATTTTCAGCGGATGGGGTTGATGTTAACAGCACCTTCTTTTTTGGTCAGTCATATCCGGCTTTAAGTTGTCATGATATTCTTTTTTTTCGCAGTCGGCGCAAGCTAAGTCGCCATTGTATTCGCCAATTATGTTTTGCTGTTTACCGAAGACGAAGGCAAGTGTTGCAAATGTTTGGGTCATGGAAACTGTCTCCGTATTATCAAAAAGAAGCCGTATATTATGATGTTACCCATATTTCAGCCGATATAGAGCTAAAAAAGCGGTGAGTGTAAGCATAATGCGCCTTTGATGTGACAGAATATACCCGTAAATAATTTTAATAAGCTATGTTGTAAGTTATAGAATAGATCGCATAAATTGATAAATTCTGCACATAACGGAATAAGTTTCAGCAATTAAGCCGCTTTAGCGCTCACCGTTACAAAATTCTATATAGTTCGAGGAACCTAAATGAATCTTGAAGTTTTCTTGTCGTTATTCAGCCTGATGCTGATCTCGTTAGTTGTGTATATGATTTCGCAGAAAGCGCGGCTTCCCTACACGGTGTTACTGGTCATTGTAGGCTCTCTATTGGTGCCATTGAGCAAACTGGAGGCCTTCGCTTTTATCAACAGCTTTGAGTTAACTCCGGAATTATTGTTTTTTGTGTTTCTGCCTATTCTGATATTTGAATCAGCTTACAACATTAAAATCAGCGATATGCTCAATAATATCCGCGCGATAAGTTTATTGGCGGTTGTCGGCTTGCTGGTTTCAACATTTTTTATCGGGGTGAGCGGCTACTACGTTTTCAAGTGGATAGGATTTGAGGTTCCCATGATTGTGACGCTGTTGTTTGGTGCAATCATTTCCTCAACTGACCCTGTTGCGGTTTTGTCATTGTTTAAAGAATACGGCGCACCCAAGAGGCTGACACTGATGTTTGAAGGGGAGAGTTTATTCAATGACGGAACCTCTTTTGCGATATTTTTGGTCATGCTTGAAATATTGGTCCACGGCTACGCCGGATCGACTTCAATCATCAGCGGGCTGATCAATTTCTCGATGATGCTGTTTGGCGGTATTTTATTCGGACTGGCGATGGGGTTTTTGTTCGCCAAACTGATTGAGTGGGTTAAAGGGCACGAGCATTTGGAAATAACGTTGACCCTGCTTGTCGCGCATTTTACTTTTATTCTTACCGAAGTAGTGTCCGAGCACATTATTATTGCCGGATATCCTGTGCGTTTTTCATCGATCATTGCCACATTGGTTGCTTCGATGGTCATCGGCAATTTCGGCCGCTTTAAAATGTCGATGCCCGTTGAAGAGTACATGGAAAAGTTTTGGAGTTACTTCGGATTTGTTACCAACTCCCTGGTGTTTATTTTGATGGGATTGTTATTCGTAGAGCAGTCAATTGATTTAAATGTTGCTCTGATGCCCATTTTGCTTTCCATTCTGGTCGTCATGGTTGGCCGGGCCTTATCTATTTATCCTCTGTTAGGGTTGTTGAACTGGACCAAGAAAGAAGAGCCGATTCCGTTGTCCTGGATGCACCTTTTATCCTGGGGAAGTCTGCGTGGTTCATTGGCGGTCATCATGGTTTTGCTGATTCCCGATGATGTGACTGTGCCCAACTGGAACTATACGTTTTCAGTTAAAGAATTTATTACTGCTATCACGATAGGCAGTATTTATTTTACGCTACTGGTCAAAGCGACGACGATCGGCAAAGTGATGAATAAATTGGGAATCGACGCGCTGACTGATTATGAAGAAGTGAGCTATTTCAAGAGTAAAGCGCTTATCTATGATGAAGCGTTAGTTGCCATTGAAAAATTGTTCAAAAATCAACAGATCAGTGAAGAACAGCATAAAGGCATGCATTCCATTTACCGCACCCTGCACGAACAAGCCCTAAAAGAGTACAAACAAAAATTTCCGAATGACAGTGAATTGACTGAAAACCTGTTACGGGTTTATGTGTTGGGTACCGAAAAAGGCGAATTAAAGGAAATTTACGGTCGCGGTGAAATCAACGAAAAAATCTACAAGAAAATTTTAAACTTGCTGGATATTCAGATGGAGCGGGTTGAAAAAGGTCGTTTGCAACTCAATGCGATAGATGAAAAATTTCCGGTTGATAAAATTGAAACCTTTATTCTCAGTTTGCGAAAAATGCTGTTTTTATCCTCCTCAGAGTTAAAGCCTCAAGAACTTTATATCTATTACCGGACGCAACTGCATTTACTGGAAACCGTGGTTTCCAGGTTAGAGGGATTAAGCAATACCAGTCTGATCGAGGTATTTGACGATAAAGATTCTTTACAAAGGACAATTGAACTCTACAAAGCATTGGGCAAGAGCACCAAAGAAAGGCTGGATCAGATGATTAGCAGTAACTATGAGTTGCTTACCCACTTTAATGCAATTACCGGTAAGAAAACGCTGGATGCTTTACAGCTGGAAACGTTAGATAACTTAAGCAAGAATGAAATTATCAGCAGCAAGCTCTACATCATGCTTTCTAAAGAATTAAAGCAACCGCATTAAGTGATCAAGGGGGCGGCAGGTACATTATGAAAAATGGAGTATTGCTTTTATTGCTTGCGTATCTGATCACATTCTCGAATACCAGTTTGGGAAGTCAACTGACTGTTCCTGTGCCCATTGATTATGAGTTGGTTCGCAAGCTATTGATAAATCAGCTTTATACCGGAAAGGACAAGACGGCACATCTTTGGAAAGATAACCAGGGATGCAGTCTGTTTGATTTATCTGACCCAAAGATAGAAGGTCAAAAGGGATTGGTCAGGATTTTGAACGTTGTACATGCCCGTTTGGGAACAGGATTAGGCGGGCAATGCATGACGCTTTTGGAATGGAACGGCCGATTGGAAACTTTTCAGCAACCGGTCCTGGAGGCCGGGGGTACGATCTTGAAATTTCCGGTTATCAGAGCCAATGCCTATGATCAACAAGGACATGCTCTTAAAATCGACAGAATGCAGGACCTTATAAAGCGTTTTGCAGAGCCGAGATTAGCTGCGGTTAAAATCGATTTAAATGAATCCCGTCAACAAATTGAATCATCATTAGCCGCGCTCACAACTGAGCAGAACAAAGCCCAGATGCAACGATTGCTGGACACGTTGAGGTTCAGTGAAGCTAAAGCCGAGAAATCAGGGCTATTGGTCAAAATTGAATTTGATGCGCCTTCTCAAGGACAGTTGGCACCCTCTGAGCCGGCAGCAGCGTTCACAGACGATGAGATGCGTTCCTGGAAGGTTGCCTGGCAGCAGTGGGAGCAGTTTTTGACTGAGGCAATTGGACGGGCCGCCAGCGACACTCAATCGCAGCAATTGCGTACTGATTTGCAGGCTATATTGACGGAAGCGCGAGGTGCTTTTCAGCTCGGCTTGCAATCGAATGATGTTAATGGGAAAGATCCGGTACGCACCTTTTTTTTAACGACATGGGATAAATTGGCGCCGGTTTTACGGCTTGTTGCCAATGAGGTGCCGGGTGCTGAGGGTTTGCGTTATCTTACTTTTATTGCGGCCACCGATGTACTTTATCAGATTGAAATGATCAGTGAACCACTAGGACTGACAGTATCCTCAGACGGATTAAGACAGTTGGGACGATTGTTAATCAGGCCGCGGTGAGGTTGACGATTTCAGCGTGATTTGATTTTGGGCGTCATCAAACATCAGCTGAAAACGCCCTAAAAAGCTCATGCCCAGCAGACCGCTGTTTTGCAATTTATCGTCTGATAGAAAACTCACCTCAACGTCTTTTGCTGATGCGTTTCCAACGGTGACTGACTTGAGGGTGCCTTGCAGGGTTTCAATTCTTCCGTTGGCGGTTTCACTGATTCCTGATTCCAGGTTATGGTCGTTAAATCCCAGTTTGGCCTTAAAGGAGGCCGGTAACACGACGGTCGTTGCGCCCGTATCGACAAGCAGCGAAAGATTGATTTTAGCACCATTAGGTCCTGATAATTCAGTCTGAACCATATGGTGATAGCCATTACGTGTTGTTTTGACGTTTACATCGGTATTCGTTTCGGTCGTCTCGGTCACCACCGGCTTCGAATGGTCATAGCGTTTGACGCTCATAATGATGATTTTTTCGATAGTGCCCTGGCTGTTTGACAGCTGCACGAAGTTATAGTCAATGAGAAGGTGTTTCAGCTGTTCTTCAATCGAACCGGTCACTTTTATAGGGGGTGCAGACTGAATGAGGTCAGTGTTCTTAATGGTTATATGATGATTGCGGCTTAATGCTTCAAGTTGATCTTTCAGATTATCAGCGAATGTTTCGGCTTGTCCGCTCAGCGATACGCCGAGCAGGACTGGAAACGATAACAAAGCAAAAATAAAAAATGTTCTTTTGGACATAGGTAAAGCGCTGTTTTATCGATTAACTGCCTGCCGGTTTTGTCGAGTGTAACCGTAAACAAGCTTGAAGAGAATGTTTACTGACCGCATTTTCTTTTTTCCCGGCTAACAATTTATTGCGATCTTGTTTAAAAAGTTTGGGATTTATATTCAGCCACTCAATATGATTGTAAAGCGGCAAATCATCTAAATGTTCATAATCAATTTCGAAACAGTCATTTTCAGTCATAACACATCTCCGTCATAAAGCGTTTAATTAAACAGGTGTTAACCTGACTGAAAACTTATCGCAGTTCTGCGATTTTTGCCTGATTGAACCTTCATTGTGCTAGGCGCGTCTCAGAATTTTTAATTGGTTTTCATTAGTCCGTCCAGTGTCAGGCTGCAGCTGGGAACGAAACTGGCCATAAAAAATGCCACCTCGGGTTGAGTCGATTCATTGAGTTGTTTGCTCAGTTGGGCGGCAGCCATTTCAAATTCCGGGTTACCGGCTTTCAATTCGGCCTGACATTTAAGGTAGGCCGAAATTTTATCGGCCGCTTTGATGATCTGTGCGTTTTCCTCGGGAAGTTTGTCGTGTTGAATCAGTTGCTCAAAATCCCCTCTTAAACGCTCGGGCAACAAATTCAAGAGTTCCAGTTCCGCTTGTTTTTCAATCTGTTTGTAAGCCTGGTTGATGGCGGTTGAATGGTATTTGATCGGCGTAGGTAAATCGCCGGTAATGACTTCAGTCACATCGTGATACAACGCGGCGGCGGCAATGGCGTTAGCATCCACACAGCCCTCGAAATAACGGTTTTTTATCAAGGCCAGCGTGTGGGCAATAACGGATACTTCCCAGCTGTGCTCCATGACATTTTCTTCATGGGCATTACGTTTTAATCCCCAGCGCTTGATCCAGCGAAGCCGTGATAAATAGGCATAAAAAGTGCAATTAATGATTGATTCTTTCATGGTGTTGTAAATTGTTATCGGTTCGTTGAGACAAGATACTTGATAGAATGACTTCATTCTATTGTGTAATAGTCAACATTAACAGAGCGCAAATCTTATGCTTATTCAGTGGTACCCCGGTCATATGCACAAGGCCGGCAAAGAAATCAAAGAGATTCTGCCGCAAGTCGATGTCATTATTGAAATTCTTGATGCACGC comes from Methylicorpusculum oleiharenae and encodes:
- a CDS encoding retropepsin-like aspartic protease family protein is translated as MSKRTFFIFALLSFPVLLGVSLSGQAETFADNLKDQLEALSRNHHITIKNTDLIQSAPPIKVTGSIEEQLKHLLIDYNFVQLSNSQGTIEKIIIMSVKRYDHSKPVVTETTETNTDVNVKTTRNGYHHMVQTELSGPNGAKINLSLLVDTGATTVVLPASFKAKLGFNDHNLESGISETANGRIETLQGTLKSVTVGNASAKDVEVSFLSDDKLQNSGLLGMSFLGRFQLMFDDAQNQITLKSSTSPRPD
- a CDS encoding cation:proton antiporter, which gives rise to MNLEVFLSLFSLMLISLVVYMISQKARLPYTVLLVIVGSLLVPLSKLEAFAFINSFELTPELLFFVFLPILIFESAYNIKISDMLNNIRAISLLAVVGLLVSTFFIGVSGYYVFKWIGFEVPMIVTLLFGAIISSTDPVAVLSLFKEYGAPKRLTLMFEGESLFNDGTSFAIFLVMLEILVHGYAGSTSIISGLINFSMMLFGGILFGLAMGFLFAKLIEWVKGHEHLEITLTLLVAHFTFILTEVVSEHIIIAGYPVRFSSIIATLVASMVIGNFGRFKMSMPVEEYMEKFWSYFGFVTNSLVFILMGLLFVEQSIDLNVALMPILLSILVVMVGRALSIYPLLGLLNWTKKEEPIPLSWMHLLSWGSLRGSLAVIMVLLIPDDVTVPNWNYTFSVKEFITAITIGSIYFTLLVKATTIGKVMNKLGIDALTDYEEVSYFKSKALIYDEALVAIEKLFKNQQISEEQHKGMHSIYRTLHEQALKEYKQKFPNDSELTENLLRVYVLGTEKGELKEIYGRGEINEKIYKKILNLLDIQMERVEKGRLQLNAIDEKFPVDKIETFILSLRKMLFLSSSELKPQELYIYYRTQLHLLETVVSRLEGLSNTSLIEVFDDKDSLQRTIELYKALGKSTKERLDQMISSNYELLTHFNAITGKKTLDALQLETLDNLSKNEIISSKLYIMLSKELKQPH
- the yfbR gene encoding 5'-deoxynucleotidase, producing MKESIINCTFYAYLSRLRWIKRWGLKRNAHEENVMEHSWEVSVIAHTLALIKNRYFEGCVDANAIAAAALYHDVTEVITGDLPTPIKYHSTAINQAYKQIEKQAELELLNLLPERLRGDFEQLIQHDKLPEENAQIIKAADKISAYLKCQAELKAGNPEFEMAAAQLSKQLNESTQPEVAFFMASFVPSCSLTLDGLMKTN